In Streptomyces sp. NBC_00683, the DNA window GGACCCCGGTGCGGAACATCCGGTGGTCGTCGACGAGCACGACCCGTACCCGGCGCTCCGGGCCCCCGGCAGCTTCGGTGTTCTCGGTCATTGGCTCGCCCTTTCCATCTCCAGCTCGACTTCCGTGCCCCCGCCGGGCACCGAACGCAGTCGCGCAGTACCGCCGTTGCGCTGCATCCGGCCGATGATTGATTCTCGTACGCCCATCCTGTCGCCCGGGACGGAATCCAGGTCGAATCCCGGTCCCCGGTCCCGTACGGAGACGAAGACCGTGCGGCCCTCGACCTCCGCGAAGACCTGGACGGCGCCGCCCTCGCCACCGTACTTGGCGGCGTTGACCATTGCCTCGCGTGCGGCCTGCATCTGGGCCGCCAGCTTCTCGTCGAGCGGGCAGTCGCCGACGACGACGACCTCCAGCGGGACCCCGTGCTTGTCCTCCACCTCGGCGGCGGCACGCTTGACCGCCTCGGCGAGCGTCTCGGGCTCGTCGTCCTCGTCCTTGCCGGTGCCCTCCGGGTTGTACAGCCAGTTGCGCAGCTCGCGCTCCTGCGCGCGGGCGAGCCTGCGGACCTCGCCGCCGTCGTCCGCGTTGCGCTGGATCAGGGTGAGGGTGTGCAGGACGGAGTCGTGGACATGGGCCGCGACCTCGGCGCGTTCCTGGGCCCGGATGCGCATCAGGCGTTCCTCGGAGAGGTCCTGCGTCATCCGCGCCAGGTAGGGGCCCGCGAGCAGCGCGATGCCGGTCAGTACGGCTATGGCGGCGGTCAGCACGTTGCCGAGCTGGGCCGCCGAGCCGCGGACCACCATGAACACGGCAAGACCGAGCCCGACGAGGGCGACGCCCGCCAGGCCACGGGCCAGGTGCAGCACACGGCGGCGGCGGCCCACCTCGATCCAGCGGGCCCGGCGCGCGTTGTCGGCCTGGCGCCACACCAGGACGGAGCCCGCGCCGATGAGGAGCGTCGGCCAGATGTAGCGGTCGGCCTTGCTGCCCATGTCGACGTTGCCGACGAAGATCATGGCGCCGATGAGCAGCGCGACCAGGGCGAAGACCTGGCCCTTGTCGGGCTTGCGGAGTCTGCGCCGACCGTCCGGGGCCGTCTCGAACACGGAACGCGTCGCCTCGACCCCGCCGATGCCGAGCGGGACGACGATCCAGAACACGGCGTAGAGCAGGGCGCCGAGGCCGTTCGCGAAGAACAGTCCGAGGAAGACGAACCTGACCCAGGCGACGGGCAGCCCCAGATGACCGGCGAGCCCGCGCGCGACGCCGCCGAGCAGGCGCCCGTCGGCGCTGCGGTACAGCTTGCGCACCGGCGGCTCCTCCGGGGCCGGGGTGTGGGAGCTTGCGGCTCGGGTCGTGGCGGCTGGCATGGACCGATGGTCACACGGCCGGGCGGGTCGTGGCATCAGGGTCGACCCCGGAGGCGACCCTGATGCCCGCGCCTCCGGATCCCTCCGCGAAGCTCCCTGAGGGGTGCCCGGGAGCAATATCAGGGATCGGCCAGGGTCGTCGCGGGTCCCACAAGGGCGTACGGACCGTCACCATGGAGCCATGACCGTTCCCCAGGACGCCGCCCCCGGCGTCGCGCCGCCACCCGAGCCGAAACCGCAGCTGCGGCGCAGCCCGCGGCAGAAAGTGGTGGCCGGGGTGTGCGGCGGGCTCGGCCGGTACTGCGACGTGGACCCGGTGATCTTCCGGATCGTGCTCGGTGTCCTCGCGGTGACCGGGGGCATCGGGCTCATCTTCTACGGCTTCGCCTGGCTCCTGCTCCCCGTGGAGGGCGAGGAGGAGAACGAGGCGCGCAGGCTGCTGTCGGGCCGGGTCGAGGGTGCGTCGCTGATAGCGCTGCTGCTCGCGCTGGTGGGCTGCGGGCTGCTCCTGTCGATGCTGCACAACGGCGGGATGCTGGCGTTCGCCGCGATGCTGTCGCTGGCCGTCATCGGCTTCTCCGTATGGACACAGCACCGCAGGACGGCGGCGCCG includes these proteins:
- a CDS encoding PspC domain-containing protein, producing MPAATTRAASSHTPAPEEPPVRKLYRSADGRLLGGVARGLAGHLGLPVAWVRFVFLGLFFANGLGALLYAVFWIVVPLGIGGVEATRSVFETAPDGRRRLRKPDKGQVFALVALLIGAMIFVGNVDMGSKADRYIWPTLLIGAGSVLVWRQADNARRARWIEVGRRRRVLHLARGLAGVALVGLGLAVFMVVRGSAAQLGNVLTAAIAVLTGIALLAGPYLARMTQDLSEERLMRIRAQERAEVAAHVHDSVLHTLTLIQRNADDGGEVRRLARAQERELRNWLYNPEGTGKDEDDEPETLAEAVKRAAAEVEDKHGVPLEVVVVGDCPLDEKLAAQMQAAREAMVNAAKYGGEGGAVQVFAEVEGRTVFVSVRDRGPGFDLDSVPGDRMGVRESIIGRMQRNGGTARLRSVPGGGTEVELEMERASQ